GTATTAAGTTTGAAGGAAATTTTGATGGTAGAAGGGACAAATTAGCTGAGGTGGATTGGTGGGTAAATACATTAAAAGGTGTGACAGTCCACAGGCAATGGATAGACTTTCAATCATTATTACAGTTTACATTCCTTCAAGGCACAAGAACCCCAAAAGGCCAGAGAACCGTGACTACCAGAGGAAGTGAAGTATTGGATAAGATTGAAAGAAAAGGCCGATAAAGTTATCAGAAGTAGgaataaacctgaggattgggaggatttttttttttttttttttttaatatattttattgaaatttttttccccgagcaacatttttcccgcttacaaaacaagcgaaacgataacagtaacaaaacagaaattttaaaactttttaacaataataataatatacaagtaacaaaacctcatactctattgacctatactcaattgagcctccccccacccccctcccctcccccctgggttgctgctgctggtcatccgtcttccctctaacgttcccctaggtagtcgagaaatggctgccaccgcctggtgaacccttgagccgatcctctcagggcaaactttatctgctccagtttaataaaccccgccatatcgtttacccaggtctccagtccggggggtttcgcctccttccacatgagtaggatcttgcgccgggctacgagggacgcaaaggccacgacatcggcctgatTGGGAGGATTTTATAATACAGCAAAGGACCAAGACATTGAGAAAGCGAGGGAGAACAGAATATGAATGTGAACCAGCAAATACATAAACATTTATGTACAttttttcacacaaagagtggtgagcttgtggaattcactaccacaggaagtagttgatgctaaaactttgaatacattcaagaagcggctggatacagcacttggggagaatgggatcaaaggctatggggagaaagcaggattaggctattgaattggatgatcagccatgatcgtgatgaatggcggagcaggctcgaagggccaataggcctcctactgctcctatcttctatgtatctatgtaagttcCTAATCAGCAGGTTTACCACTATTGTGACATGTTATGAGCCTCTTCCATTGATCTAAtgggatctttaacttttcttgttagtcaCGGTTACATTACTTTTCCTGTTGGAATgaattttgttccttaaaggaatctatatttgttgtatatatgtgtAATAAAAGTCctaaaatcccagaggaccataggctgctctgccctttgacagagagagagctgactggtgatgatttaacctgagggtcagcacacctcaggcgaggggcctagttgagaaagcggggccttcataaataaactCAGCCtatacgggagttgaatcctcactgttggttTTGCTCTGCACCACAAGCCAGTCGTCCAGCCAACTGCGCTAACCgaccctgataaatatgtaataattccttaaatattcggTATTCCCTGTActaatcagtttcccagtccaccttagacaacttgcccctcatagttttctaatgtgaggaacacccagataaattaaacaaaataaccttgtaaccaccagggcccatctccatggcaatgtggcatatttttgttttgtggggggggggggggggggggggttcaaacagaaacagaaactaaatatcttcaaacttccaaacaccctttcactctgtgatccttgtgcaatttgaagccagggattagcaacaaggctcaaagagcatcagcccactggaggcaaaatgATGAGAcctgccagtccagcagaaagaaaccctccaaccatccccactgaccacttgtcagaatgaacaaaacgcagtcctgggtgtagagcagaaacaataacagcagaatccaacccctgtaatcaattgtgaaattgttggtcacAGCAGGTGTGAttaaacatgcaatcccgtctcacattgaggggtggacggcgtctccccagtgtgaactcgctggtgtgtccgcaggtgagataactgagtaaatcccttcccacactgagagcaggtgaatggcctttctccagtgtgaattTGCACGTGTCTCAATAAGCGGGAAgaatcactgaatcctttcccacacttagagcaggtgaaatgcctctccccagtgtgaactcgttggtgttttcgcagggtggatgaatcactgaatcttttACCACACtgaaggcaggtgaatggcctctcccctgtgtgaactcgctggtggttccgcagggtggatgaatcattgAATCTTTTACCACACtgaaggcaggtgaatggcttctccccagtgtgaactcgctggtgtgactgtaggtgagataactgagtgaatcccttccaacagtgagagcaggtgaatggcctctccccagtgtgaactcgctggtggttccgCAGGGTGAATGAATCACTGAATCTTttaccacactgagagcaggtgaatggtttctccccagtgtgaactcgctggtgtgtctgcaggtgagataactgagtgaatcccttcccacacacagagcaggtgaatggcctctccccagtgtgaatgcgtcgatgagtctccagctcagatggggctctgaatcccttcgcacagtctccacatttccacggtttcttcatgttttgggtctcctcttgTCTCTCAGGTCGGATGCTCAGTTGAACCCTTGTCTACACAGACAACATGTGTACAGTCTCTACCCGCTGTGAATGTTGTTATATTTTTCAGGCTGTGtgtctggttgaagctctttccacagtcagttcaccggaacacactcactcggcttgtgtgggtctcggtgcttttccagtgaaACTGATGTTCCAAATCTTAAGAAGAAGACAGTTCGGGTAAATGTTTCttcttctagattcaaaggtcaattatattcaggttccaaggaatcGAGTGACTTTGTCAGATTTGatcgagatttctgtctgtaattcctcttcgtctaatatcctgtaaaaacaatttacaaaattcatcactgtcagtacaggatagaaactcagaacagacaattctcgttttggtggcacattttttcctctctcattccccaaaagttgtaaatactctccctccattctcactctgctgtgtctaatattcaccctctctattctcctgaaggtgctgattcaggctgattgacagatccatgctcacagcttcctgtccaggagatcacagcAAATATGAGCTGcaattggccattcggcccattgaggctgaaccattcaatgggatcattggctgatctacctcagcaccgttttcccacactatcccccatatccctcgatatcttcaatctctagaaacctatcaatctgtgTCTTGAAACTACTTGATGACTGAATCTCTAGAATCCTCTaggagagagaattccaaagcttcaccacatctttGAGTAAATAAATCCCTcctttctctccatttacctgccagttccccataaccctcgacaccCTCATCAAAATCTGCCTGTGGCTGAGCTGTCTGATATTTGTTACGGGTGCGGGAGCTGCTTTTCCGTAGGTTCTGGtgccactcacctataatctgtCACTTATCCTGATTGCCCGGCACTCACctacctaatccttgaattaatatttgttATCACGTCCCTGGAAGACTTCAGGATTCGGATTGGTAGGATTATGCCGAAAAAAGTCAAGAAATCTGTCGATAAAACAGCGCAGGGGGATTCAGCGGGGGTtgagccgccttttcaacatggcggcctgaccctcaggaggtctctcgaccccgcgctctctGGGCCCTGGGGGCAGCGAAAATGATGCCGACAATATCGGTGTTATCAACCAaaggcggagtgtgctgactcaatatctgtgagctcctgAGGACCAGCTGCAAAactccatgaagaggctcgatgatccggaggagagaatcctgaacattcAGCAAGATGCTTCCGTCgaaattcaatcctttgaaaaccagcagagtggctggcggaggtcctggagaaccgagggtcagagaaagaacatccgagtcgtcggcctgtcagaaggtgtggagggtaaggctcctgctaggttcttcgaggaccgactgccacgttttctcaagctggatgtgaagcctaggtgtttcaaattagaaagggtgcatcgtATCATAAATggaaccggtctgattagtaagtttgcgatcACACaattgttggtggaattgcggatagcgatgaggactgtcagaggatactgcaggacatagattggttggagacttgggcggagagatggcagattgagtttaaaccagacaatgtgaggtaatgcattttggaaggtctaatgcaggtggaaaTATACAACAAATGACAGAACCCTtttgagtattgacaggcagagagatctgggtctacaggtccacaggtcattgaaagtgacaacacaggtggagaaggtagtcaagaagccatatggcatgcttgccttcatcggccggggcattgagtataaaaattgccaagtcatgtagcagctgcatagaaccttagttaggccacacttggaatatagtgttcaattctggtcgccacacatactttcagaaggatgtggaggctttggagagggtacagaagaggtttaccaggatgttgcctattaGCCTTTTATGGAGTACATTAACTATGAGGaggggttggataaactcagtttgttctcactggaacgacagaggttgaggggcgacctgatagatgtctacaaaattatgaggggcatagacagtcagaagctttttcccaggggtggaagagtcaattactaggaagCAGACCTTTAAGttgcgagggacaaagtttagaggagatgtgcaagggaagctttttgacacagagggtagtgggtgcctggaactcgctgccggaggtggtggtgaaagcaggtatgatagtaacgtttaaggggcatctcgataaatacatgaataggatgggaataaagtaaTATGGACCCCGGAAGAGTAGAAGGTTTTAAGTTAGATGGGCTGCATTTTCAGCACAGGTgtgggaaggccgaagggcctgttcctgtgctgtacatttctttgtactttgtttgttctatccaacctctcttcataactcaaaatgttccatcccaggcaacatcctggtgaatctcctctgcaccaccagttcaatcatatccttcctctaatgtggtgaccagaactgctcacagtaatgCCCCATATATCATTTtctccaccctattaacctgcccttccacatTCACAGATCTTTGGACAAACacatcaaggtccctttgttcctcagaacatcCCAGTGTCACGCTGTCCATTGAATATTTTGTTCTCACATTATCCGTTCCAAAatgtgtcacctcacactttttagggttaaatttcatttgccacttatccgcccatttgaccaacccatcaacatcttcctgtaacctaagacactcaacctcactgttaaccacccggctaatctttgtgtcatccacaaagcaatgatcctaccccccacatagtcatccatgTTGTTTGTATCAAtgctgaataataggggacccagcacagatccctgtggtatgccactggtcactggcttccagtcactaaaacagtcatcaccctctgtctcctacatctaagtcaattttgaatccacctgatcaatttcaagtctctcatgtgggattgtgtcaaaggctttgctgaaatccatggaaactatatcaactgcactacccccatcgacacacctggtcacatgctcaaaaaagtcaatcaaatttgttaggcatgacctccctctgacaaagtcatgctgactattcctgatcaaacctctccaagtggagatagagtccatcagaattttctccaatagtttccgtaCCAGTGacttgagactcactggtctgcagttccctggcttatctctacaaccttcttaaacagtgggaccacattagctgttcttgaGTCCCCTGGCAACTCCcctcgtggccagagaggaattaaaactttcggtcagagcccctgcaatctcctccctcacctcccacagcattcTGGGAAACAATTCATCCAGATctagtaatctaataatcttatgggcggcacggtagcacagtggttagcactgctgcttcacagcagcaaggacctaggttcgattcccagcttaggtcactgtctgtgcggagtctgcacgttctccctgtgtctgcatgggtttcttctggctgcgccggtttcctcccacaagtcccgaaagacgagcttgttcgtgaattggacattctaaattctccccgagtacccgaacaggcgccggaatgtggcgactacaggattttcacaataactggcagtgtttatgtaagcgtacttatgacaataataaagattattatgaatgggccgaagggtctctttccgtgctgtaaaactctatgattctaaagaTAGAGGTGGCAGAGGGAGGGAATAAATGAGAGGGActttatagagaaactgccaaagccacaacattcaccagctctgaggacacaccttagctccctttccaatctgaaagcagcctgagctggatttacattccccttaattgatcattgctgggtgataatcctgtacttcctcacctcacaccactgtgacagcaccttcactacacagactgcagcaactgaccaaacatcaccttcccagttattcctgaaaacaccgccttcccaacctggccccttgcctgaggtgcggtgatcctcaggtcacatcaccgccggtcagctctct
This portion of the Scyliorhinus torazame isolate Kashiwa2021f chromosome 5, sScyTor2.1, whole genome shotgun sequence genome encodes:
- the LOC140418286 gene encoding uncharacterized protein, yielding MKKPWKCGDCAKGFRAPSELETHRRIHTGERPFTCSVCGKGFTQLSHLQTHQRVHTGEKPFTCSQCGKRFSDSFTLRNHQRVHTGERPFTCSHCWKGFTQLSHLQSHQRVHTGEKPFTCLQCGKRFNDSSTLRNHQRVHTGERPFTCLQCGKRFSDSSTLRKHQRVHTGERHFTCSKCGKGFSDSSRLLRHVQIHTGERPFTCSQCGKGFTQLSHLRTHQRVHTGETPSTPQCETGLHV